From one uncultured Paludibacter sp. genomic stretch:
- a CDS encoding conserved hypothetical protein (Evidence 4 : Unknown function but conserved in other organisms), translated as MANLWKQQGIPHKGWTLENVYDVREDGQSEDEASYEICMMCGHEKIRYVHVVSHPDYGKELFVGCQCAEKLTGDYENPQRREKELRNKTSRRISFIKRSWKISAKGNEYLKIDNHHILISEDTKTHKFTVKIDDNWGKKHFDTTEQAKAAAFKGIEYYKDKGEW; from the coding sequence ATGGCTAATCTATGGAAACAACAAGGCATTCCGCATAAAGGTTGGACATTGGAAAATGTGTACGATGTGCGGGAAGATGGTCAATCGGAAGATGAAGCCTCTTACGAAATTTGCATGATGTGTGGTCATGAGAAAATTCGTTATGTACATGTTGTTTCTCACCCCGATTATGGTAAAGAATTATTTGTGGGGTGTCAATGTGCGGAAAAACTGACAGGTGATTATGAGAACCCACAGCGCAGGGAAAAAGAGCTAAGAAATAAAACCAGTCGGCGAATCAGTTTTATCAAACGGTCATGGAAAATAAGTGCAAAAGGTAATGAATATCTCAAGATTGACAACCACCACATTTTAATCAGCGAAGACACTAAGACACATAAATTCACTGTAAAAATCGATGATAATTGGGGCAAAAAGCATTTTGATACCACCGAACAAGCTAAAGCCGCGGCTTTCAA
- a CDS encoding putative type III restriction-modification system methyltransferase (Evidence 3 : Putative function from multiple computational evidences): MIKDILQHNEALTPNSQTLEVLQAHFPQCFNKEGFFDVDKFKELIKADVDITHEGYDLNFLGKNYAKLLASIDTTTVIQPDVEHNAKPENANSQNLYISGDNLDGLKHLLKSYTGAVKCIYIDPPYNTGSDGFVYNDNFNFTPKELIDKLSISEEQAQKIFDLTTKGRASHSAWLTFIYPRLLLARDLLTSDGVIFISIDDNEQANLKLICDSVFGEEAFVAQFIWKSRQNKDNRNISGVSVDHEYVLCYTKNNESRSLRGSDRKEEQYSNPDNDIRGDWASGNMAGILSENERPNCHYDLINPKTGINYGKPKMGWRYDQKTMARLISEDRIIWPETQEGRPRRKVFLSELSDVLAGYSSIIGNNVFTRTGTSEINELFPVKCFDFPKSIMLIKEIIDQTCSDNDIVLDFFSGSATTAHAVMQLNSEDGGKRKFISVQLPVTLDPNNASQKTAYEFLQSINLPTTLDFIGMERIRRAAEKIKTTLHSDIDYGFKHYTLVEPSEDTIDKLEEFKDTEMFTNNDTLSLFGKETVLETWLVKDGYGFGAKVENVKLADYTAYLCGKHLYFIEAGINENDMVALLDRYQQEPSFSPENIVVFGYSFNFSQTEMLRKNLFVLRDTHKNLKANFDIRY, encoded by the coding sequence ATGATAAAAGATATTCTCCAACACAACGAGGCTTTAACTCCTAATAGCCAAACATTAGAAGTGTTACAAGCCCATTTCCCCCAATGTTTCAACAAAGAAGGGTTTTTCGATGTAGATAAATTCAAAGAGCTGATTAAAGCCGATGTGGACATAACCCACGAAGGTTACGACCTCAACTTTCTGGGGAAAAACTATGCGAAATTATTGGCTTCGATTGATACTACCACCGTTATTCAACCCGACGTGGAGCACAATGCAAAACCCGAAAACGCCAACAGCCAAAATCTCTATATCAGTGGCGATAACTTAGATGGACTGAAACATTTGTTAAAATCCTACACTGGTGCGGTGAAATGTATCTATATCGACCCGCCTTATAATACAGGTTCAGATGGCTTTGTGTATAACGACAATTTCAATTTTACACCGAAGGAGTTAATCGACAAACTAAGTATTAGCGAAGAACAGGCACAGAAGATTTTCGACCTCACCACCAAAGGACGTGCTTCCCATTCAGCTTGGCTTACATTCATATATCCTCGCTTGTTGCTTGCCCGCGACTTACTTACGTCCGATGGAGTTATTTTTATTTCTATTGATGACAATGAACAGGCTAATCTAAAATTGATTTGCGATAGTGTGTTTGGAGAGGAAGCTTTTGTGGCTCAGTTTATATGGAAAAGTAGACAAAATAAGGATAATCGTAATATCTCCGGCGTTTCCGTTGATCATGAATATGTACTTTGCTATACAAAGAATAACGAAAGTAGGTCTCTAAGGGGAAGTGATAGGAAAGAGGAACAATATTCAAATCCAGATAATGACATTCGTGGTGATTGGGCAAGTGGAAACATGGCAGGAATATTATCTGAGAACGAAAGACCAAATTGTCATTATGATCTAATTAATCCCAAAACTGGAATTAATTATGGAAAACCCAAAATGGGATGGCGATATGATCAAAAAACAATGGCCAGATTAATTTCTGAGGATAGAATTATATGGCCTGAAACTCAAGAAGGCAGACCTCGAAGAAAGGTTTTCTTGTCTGAGTTGTCAGATGTTCTTGCTGGTTATAGTTCAATAATTGGAAATAATGTGTTTACAAGAACAGGAACAAGCGAAATAAATGAACTATTTCCTGTAAAGTGCTTTGATTTTCCTAAATCAATAATGCTGATAAAAGAAATTATAGATCAAACTTGTTCTGACAATGATATTGTTTTGGACTTCTTTTCAGGTTCAGCAACAACAGCTCATGCAGTAATGCAATTAAATTCAGAAGATGGAGGAAAACGGAAGTTTATTTCCGTTCAGCTTCCAGTGACATTAGACCCTAATAATGCCAGTCAGAAAACTGCTTATGAATTTCTACAATCAATAAATTTGCCTACGACATTGGATTTTATTGGCATGGAGCGTATCCGTCGAGCCGCTGAAAAGATTAAAACAACGCTTCATTCTGATATTGATTACGGCTTTAAACACTATACATTGGTAGAGCCGTCGGAAGATACAATTGATAAATTGGAAGAATTTAAGGATACGGAAATGTTTACAAATAACGATACCTTATCGCTATTTGGCAAAGAAACTGTGCTCGAAACATGGTTGGTAAAAGATGGCTATGGCTTCGGGGCTAAGGTAGAAAATGTGAAATTAGCCGATTACACAGCTTACTTGTGCGGCAAACACCTCTATTTTATTGAAGCGGGAATCAACGAAAACGACATGGTGGCATTGCTCGACCGATACCAACAAGAGCCGTCATTCAGTCCCGAAAACATTGTGGTTTTTGGGTACAGCTTCAATTTCTCACAAACTGAAATGCTTCGCAAAAACCTGTTTGTGCTGCGTGATACGCATAAAAACCTGAAAGCTAACTTCGATATCAGATACTAA
- a CDS encoding Type III restriction-modification system, restriction subunit — MELILQTGLTHQQKAVDSIADVFLNSGISQPNQYYSNPSISPDSILLGNIQEVQKANELHNSLRVLSKEVTPLHLDIKMETGTGKTYVYTHSIYELHHRYGINKFIVVVPSLPIKAGAEQFLGDGYVQKHFENTCGYGTKIELYTLKAQAKKKGKTFFPSAVRAFVEGSNQTSNRIYVLLVNMQLLTNGNMLSRSDYDFGVHGYYRPFDALAATKPFVIMDEPHRFQRDQKAYERITEELKPQCIVRFGATFPDITVGKGKNKTTKKDYLNLLYDLNACDSFNQNLIKGVAKEHFEPLSSKDEKIKITSIESKTSVTFNHISANGRRSYTLQTGDSLSVISEELKGLSITGIGKNFVEFSNGQEKFTGEEFTVDIFSDSYQEQMIRLAIQRHFETERANFDRPCKIKTLALFFIDNIDSYRGDSNGDKWLHTIFEQLLKERIEYELTQNCSTEYRAYLEASKADISACHAGYFAKDNTDTDDNIAAEVDEILHNKKKLLSIVTEDGSLNTRRFLFSKWTLKEGWDNPNVFTIVKLRSSGSDNSKIQEVGRGLRLPVDEFGNRISNEEFMLNYIVDFTEADFANRLVAEINAELPAEQATHISTEELERVAKLRNVDTNQFMIELMTKGYIDFSRKINIDKINDFYQDYPEFNTPRLAGTKVIDKNKQGKNTVKVREARFNELKELWAAINKKYVLFFDNDVEQSIDKDIQTLLKDGVFGLQEITTDRQTIKAGKDNVEVVGEAGVTYLISGRKLPYNAFLKRINKATSIPINTLHNAISIYAKSENGFNQAYINESSAARFISKFNDWKYDNLKGRFNYKQTEYTPTSTKLTNADGSVRDEVVQGEIGTNLLKGEPSAKYLYDVIAYDSPLECKNIMEDIQEVVVYGKIPRRSISIPTIGNDTYSPDFMYVVKKASGEKELNIVIETKQVEGKSSLRGEEAMKISCAEEFFNQLTLDGYKVSFKTQLNNNGVKSIIEEIVKGN, encoded by the coding sequence ATGGAGCTAATTTTACAAACGGGGCTTACCCACCAGCAAAAAGCAGTTGACTCCATTGCTGATGTATTCCTTAATTCGGGTATCAGCCAACCGAATCAATATTACAGTAATCCAAGCATTTCTCCCGATAGTATCCTTTTGGGGAATATACAGGAAGTTCAGAAAGCCAATGAGCTTCACAACTCATTGCGTGTTCTTTCTAAAGAAGTGACACCGCTGCATTTGGATATTAAAATGGAAACCGGTACGGGGAAAACATACGTTTACACCCATTCCATTTATGAGCTACACCACCGTTATGGTATTAATAAGTTTATTGTGGTAGTTCCTTCGCTTCCAATCAAGGCAGGTGCCGAACAATTCCTTGGTGATGGATATGTTCAAAAACACTTTGAAAATACCTGTGGTTATGGAACTAAAATCGAACTATACACCCTAAAAGCACAAGCAAAGAAAAAAGGCAAAACCTTTTTCCCGAGTGCTGTACGTGCTTTTGTGGAGGGGTCAAATCAAACAAGCAACCGTATTTATGTATTGCTTGTCAATATGCAGCTATTGACAAACGGAAATATGCTTTCCCGTTCCGATTACGATTTTGGCGTTCATGGCTACTACCGTCCGTTCGATGCACTCGCTGCAACAAAGCCATTTGTGATTATGGATGAACCACACCGTTTTCAGCGCGACCAAAAAGCGTATGAACGGATAACTGAAGAATTAAAGCCACAATGTATTGTCCGTTTTGGAGCTACTTTCCCCGACATTACGGTTGGTAAAGGAAAAAACAAAACAACGAAGAAAGATTATCTCAATCTTTTGTACGACCTCAATGCTTGTGATTCGTTCAATCAAAATCTTATCAAAGGCGTTGCGAAAGAACATTTTGAGCCGCTGTCTTCCAAAGACGAGAAAATCAAAATCACGAGCATTGAAAGTAAAACTTCAGTGACATTTAATCATATTTCGGCTAATGGTCGCAGGTCTTACACATTGCAAACAGGCGATTCACTGTCTGTGATCAGCGAAGAACTCAAAGGACTTTCTATAACCGGAATAGGTAAGAATTTTGTGGAATTTTCCAATGGTCAGGAAAAGTTCACAGGTGAAGAATTTACAGTCGATATTTTTTCCGATTCGTACCAGGAACAAATGATTCGACTGGCTATCCAACGCCATTTCGAAACGGAACGAGCCAACTTCGACCGCCCTTGTAAGATAAAAACACTGGCACTTTTCTTTATCGACAATATTGATTCCTATCGTGGCGATAGCAACGGCGATAAATGGCTTCACACAATCTTTGAGCAACTTTTAAAAGAGCGTATCGAATATGAGCTTACGCAAAATTGTTCGACCGAATACAGGGCTTATCTTGAAGCAAGCAAAGCCGATATTTCGGCTTGTCATGCCGGATATTTTGCCAAAGACAATACCGATACCGATGATAATATTGCTGCCGAGGTAGATGAAATACTTCACAACAAAAAGAAGCTTTTATCTATCGTTACGGAAGATGGTTCGTTGAATACCCGCCGTTTCTTGTTCTCCAAATGGACGCTCAAAGAAGGATGGGACAACCCGAATGTGTTTACCATTGTCAAGCTCCGTTCCAGTGGTAGCGACAACAGCAAAATACAGGAAGTGGGACGAGGCTTGCGTTTGCCCGTAGATGAGTTTGGCAATCGTATATCAAATGAGGAATTTATGCTGAACTACATTGTTGATTTTACCGAAGCCGATTTTGCCAATCGTTTGGTGGCGGAAATTAATGCTGAATTACCTGCCGAACAAGCTACTCATATTTCAACGGAAGAGTTGGAACGGGTTGCCAAACTTCGGAACGTTGATACCAACCAATTTATGATTGAGTTGATGACAAAAGGCTATATTGACTTTTCAAGAAAAATCAATATAGATAAAATCAACGATTTTTATCAGGATTATCCCGAGTTCAATACGCCACGTCTTGCAGGCACTAAAGTAATTGACAAGAATAAACAGGGAAAAAATACTGTTAAAGTCCGGGAAGCACGTTTCAATGAACTGAAAGAACTCTGGGCGGCTATCAACAAAAAATATGTGCTTTTCTTCGATAACGATGTAGAGCAATCCATAGATAAAGACATTCAAACTCTGCTGAAGGACGGTGTATTTGGCTTGCAGGAAATAACCACCGACCGCCAAACCATTAAGGCAGGAAAAGACAATGTGGAAGTAGTTGGCGAAGCAGGTGTAACTTATTTGATAAGTGGCAGGAAACTACCATACAATGCTTTTTTGAAACGCATTAATAAAGCTACCTCTATTCCAATCAACACGCTTCACAATGCCATTTCTATATATGCCAAATCCGAAAACGGATTTAATCAGGCATATATCAACGAAAGTTCAGCAGCAAGGTTTATATCCAAATTCAACGATTGGAAATACGACAATCTGAAAGGGCGTTTCAATTATAAACAAACAGAATATACACCCACTTCAACCAAACTAACGAATGCAGATGGCTCAGTTAGAGACGAAGTGGTTCAGGGCGAAATAGGTACAAATCTTTTGAAGGGCGAACCGTCAGCTAAATATCTTTATGATGTAATTGCTTATGATTCTCCATTGGAATGTAAAAATATCATGGAGGATATTCAGGAAGTTGTTGTATATGGGAAAATCCCACGTCGCAGCATTTCTATCCCTACCATTGGCAATGACACTTACAGCCCCGACTTTATGTATGTAGTGAAAAAAGCCAGCGGTGAAAAAGAATTGAATATCGTGATTGAAACAAAACAGGTGGAAGGCAAGTCTTCATTACGTGGCGAAGAAGCAATGAAAATAAGCTGCGCCGAAGAATTTTTCAATCAACTGACATTAGACGGATACAAAGTATCCTTTAAAACTCAACTTAATAACAACGGTGTCAAATCAATTATTGAGGAGATAGTGAAAGGGAATTAA